In one window of Microbacterium natoriense DNA:
- the tal gene encoding transaldolase, with amino-acid sequence MSTPTADLAAAGVSIWLDDLSRARINSGNLTELIETRNVVGVTTNPTIFANAITNPDDTSYDAQVTELAASGATAEEAVFAATTQDVAAALDVFRPVWEASNHVDGRVSIEVSPDLAHDTEGTVAQAKELWAKVDRPNLLVKIPATKAGLPAIAQAIGAGISVNVTLIFSLERYAEVIDAYLTGLETAKAAGIDLSTIESVASFFVSRVDTETDKRLSAIGTPEAEALKSKAGLANARLAYELYEQTFAGDRAKALLEAGANLQRPLWASTGVKDPALPDTLYVTELVAQGVVNTMPEKTLEATFDHGVVTGDTITGGYEEARAVFAGLAELGIDFADVTQVLEDEGVAKFIDSWHDLLTQVKEGLEAQR; translated from the coding sequence CCCACCGCAGATCTCGCAGCCGCCGGCGTCAGCATCTGGCTCGACGACCTCTCTCGCGCCCGCATCAACTCCGGCAACCTGACCGAGCTGATCGAGACGCGCAACGTCGTCGGCGTCACCACGAACCCGACGATCTTCGCGAACGCGATCACCAACCCCGACGACACGTCGTACGACGCGCAGGTCACCGAGCTCGCCGCATCCGGCGCGACCGCGGAGGAGGCCGTGTTCGCGGCCACGACGCAGGACGTCGCCGCAGCACTCGACGTGTTCCGTCCCGTCTGGGAGGCGTCGAACCACGTCGACGGCCGCGTCTCGATCGAGGTCTCCCCCGATCTCGCACACGACACCGAGGGCACCGTGGCGCAGGCCAAGGAGCTCTGGGCGAAGGTCGACCGTCCGAACCTGCTTGTCAAGATCCCCGCGACGAAGGCCGGTCTTCCTGCCATCGCCCAGGCGATCGGCGCCGGCATCAGCGTCAACGTCACGCTGATCTTCAGCCTGGAGCGCTACGCCGAGGTCATCGACGCGTACCTGACGGGTCTCGAGACCGCGAAGGCCGCGGGCATCGACCTGTCGACCATCGAATCCGTCGCCTCGTTCTTCGTGTCGCGCGTCGACACCGAGACCGACAAGCGCCTGTCGGCGATCGGCACCCCCGAGGCCGAGGCTCTCAAGAGCAAGGCCGGCCTCGCGAACGCCCGTCTCGCATACGAGCTCTACGAGCAGACCTTCGCGGGCGATCGCGCCAAGGCTCTCCTCGAGGCCGGCGCGAACCTGCAGCGCCCGCTGTGGGCGTCGACCGGCGTGAAGGACCCGGCGCTGCCCGACACGCTCTACGTCACCGAGCTGGTCGCGCAGGGCGTCGTCAACACGATGCCCGAGAAGACGCTCGAGGCCACGTTCGACCACGGCGTGGTCACCGGTGACACCATCACGGGCGGCTACGAGGAGGCTCGCGCGGTCTTCGCCGGACTCGCGGAGCTCGGCATCGACTTCGCCGATGTCACCCAGGTTCTCGAGGACGAGGGCGTCGCCAAGTTCATCGATTCGTGGCACGATCTGCTCACCCAGGTCAAGGAAGGGCTCGAGGCGCAGCGATGA
- a CDS encoding glucose-6-phosphate isomerase encodes MTFALHASGAAKAAIDETVPGLVHDLVASRITNGDATLWGADAEAEASVRLGWVEAVTVSRPLVAEIVALREEFARKGVTRVVLAGMGGSSLAPEVIAQTARLELTILDSTAPGQVLAALDDGIENTVLVVSSKSGSTIETDSQRRTFEAAFRDLGIDPVERIVVVTDPGSPLDVSARAAGYRVFNADPNVGGRYSALTAFGLVPSGLAGVDVAELLDEAEASLLEVAVDSAENPALRLAAAIAATSPRRDKLGLVTDGTHIEGLPDWIEQLIAESTGKQGTGILPVVLLPVSPELDATPTDLQIVRLVDDANEFHLREQHPGEILVSGTLGAQFIVWEYATAIAGHLLGINPFDQPDVESAKVAARGLLDVRPEPTAPVFVENGVEVRVSDAALAASGTVEGVLDALWARLGEDGYVSIQAYVNRIDVPQLHGLRELVAADAGRPATFGWGPRFLHSTGQYHKGGPAQGVFVQILERTDVDLEIPDRPFTFGQLIQAQAAGDAAVLADHGRPVVTLTITDSSADVLTLFEAAQK; translated from the coding sequence ATGACATTCGCGCTGCACGCGTCGGGCGCGGCCAAGGCCGCCATCGACGAGACCGTTCCCGGTCTGGTGCACGACCTCGTGGCCTCCCGCATCACGAACGGCGATGCCACGCTGTGGGGTGCGGATGCCGAGGCCGAGGCCTCCGTCCGGCTCGGGTGGGTCGAAGCCGTTACGGTCTCTCGCCCGCTCGTGGCGGAGATCGTCGCGCTGCGCGAGGAATTCGCTCGGAAGGGCGTCACGCGCGTCGTGCTCGCCGGAATGGGCGGGTCTTCGCTCGCGCCGGAGGTCATCGCGCAGACCGCACGTCTCGAGCTGACGATCCTCGATTCGACTGCTCCTGGGCAGGTGCTCGCGGCCCTCGACGACGGCATCGAGAACACGGTTCTCGTCGTCTCGTCGAAGTCGGGATCCACGATCGAGACCGACTCGCAGCGGCGCACGTTCGAGGCCGCGTTCCGTGATCTCGGGATCGACCCGGTGGAGCGGATCGTGGTCGTCACCGACCCGGGCTCCCCTCTCGACGTGTCGGCGCGAGCAGCTGGCTATCGCGTGTTCAACGCCGATCCGAACGTGGGCGGACGCTATTCCGCGCTCACCGCGTTCGGCCTCGTGCCCTCGGGGCTCGCAGGCGTCGACGTCGCCGAACTCCTCGACGAAGCAGAGGCCTCTCTGCTCGAGGTCGCGGTCGATTCGGCCGAGAACCCTGCCCTGCGTCTCGCCGCCGCCATCGCGGCCACGAGTCCTCGCCGCGACAAGCTGGGGCTCGTCACCGACGGCACGCACATCGAAGGGCTGCCCGACTGGATCGAGCAGCTGATCGCCGAGTCCACCGGCAAGCAGGGCACCGGGATCCTTCCCGTCGTCCTTCTTCCGGTCTCTCCCGAGCTCGACGCCACGCCGACCGATCTGCAGATCGTCAGGCTGGTGGACGACGCGAACGAGTTCCATCTGCGCGAGCAGCACCCCGGTGAGATCCTCGTCTCGGGCACGCTGGGTGCGCAGTTCATCGTGTGGGAGTACGCGACGGCCATCGCCGGTCACCTGCTCGGCATCAACCCCTTCGACCAGCCCGACGTCGAATCGGCGAAGGTCGCAGCCCGCGGTCTGCTCGACGTGCGGCCGGAACCCACGGCACCGGTCTTCGTCGAGAACGGCGTCGAGGTCCGCGTCTCGGATGCCGCCCTCGCAGCGTCGGGAACGGTCGAGGGCGTCCTCGACGCGCTCTGGGCACGTCTGGGCGAAGACGGCTACGTCTCGATCCAGGCCTACGTGAACCGCATCGACGTCCCGCAGCTGCATGGCCTCCGAGAGCTCGTCGCCGCGGACGCGGGGCGACCGGCCACATTCGGGTGGGGACCCCGCTTCCTGCACTCCACCGGCCAGTACCACAAGGGCGGCCCTGCACAGGGCGTGTTCGTGCAGATCCTCGAGCGGACGGACGTCGATCTCGAGATCCCCGACCGCCCGTTCACGTTCGGTCAGCTCATCCAGGCACAGGCCGCGGGCGACGCGGCCGTTCTCGCCGATCATGGCCGTCCGGTCGTCACGCTGACGATCACCGACTCGTCGGCTGACGTCCTCACCCTTTTCGAAGCAGCCCAGAAGTAA
- the zwf gene encoding glucose-6-phosphate dehydrogenase, with translation MSVPISRGHNPLRDPDDRRLNRIAGPSALVIFGVTGDLSRKKLMPAVYDLANRGLLPPGFALVGFARRDWEDQDFAKVVYDAVKQHARTPFREETWEQLLQGIRFVSGEFDNPASFAKLRETVDQLDTERGTMGNHAFYLSIPPKSFAVVAQQLKDSGLVGEDQGEDRWRRVVIEKPFGHDLESARELNEALEVAFSADSIFRIDHYLGKETVQNILALRFANELYEPIWNRNYVDHVQITMAEDIGVGGRAGYYDGVGAARDVIQNHLLQLLALTAMEEPISLSAEHLRAEKEKVLAAVHVPDDLALATARGQYAGGWQGGEKVTGFLDEEGMDPESATETYAAIKLEIDTRRWSGVPFYLRTGKRLGRRVTEVAVVFKRAPEHLFGRSNTSELGQNALVIRVQPDEGVTLRFGSKVPGNGTNVRDVTMDFGYGHAFTEASPEAYERLILDVLLGDPPLFPRHEEVELSWKILDPVEKFWAAEGGPVEQYASGSWGPASADALLARDGRVWRRP, from the coding sequence ATGTCTGTTCCCATCTCGCGCGGGCACAACCCGCTGCGCGACCCTGACGATCGTCGCCTCAACCGGATCGCGGGGCCCAGCGCCCTCGTGATCTTCGGTGTGACCGGTGATCTCTCGCGCAAGAAGCTCATGCCCGCGGTCTACGACCTCGCCAACCGCGGCCTGCTGCCGCCCGGATTCGCCCTCGTCGGGTTCGCCCGCCGTGACTGGGAGGATCAGGACTTCGCGAAGGTCGTCTACGACGCCGTCAAGCAGCACGCCCGCACGCCCTTCCGCGAGGAGACCTGGGAGCAGCTGCTCCAGGGAATCCGGTTCGTCTCGGGCGAGTTCGACAACCCCGCATCCTTCGCCAAGCTCCGGGAGACCGTCGACCAGCTCGACACCGAGCGCGGCACGATGGGAAACCACGCCTTCTACCTGTCGATCCCGCCGAAGTCCTTCGCGGTGGTCGCGCAGCAGCTCAAGGACTCGGGACTCGTCGGCGAGGATCAGGGCGAGGACCGCTGGCGCCGCGTCGTCATCGAGAAGCCCTTCGGTCACGACCTCGAATCCGCTCGCGAGCTGAACGAAGCCCTCGAAGTCGCGTTCTCGGCCGACTCGATCTTCCGCATCGACCACTACCTCGGCAAGGAGACGGTCCAGAACATCCTGGCGCTGCGCTTCGCGAACGAGCTGTACGAGCCGATCTGGAACCGCAACTACGTCGACCACGTGCAGATCACGATGGCCGAGGACATCGGCGTCGGCGGCCGCGCCGGCTACTACGACGGCGTGGGCGCTGCCCGTGACGTCATCCAGAACCACCTTCTGCAGCTCCTCGCCCTCACGGCGATGGAGGAGCCCATCAGCCTCTCGGCCGAGCATCTGCGGGCTGAGAAGGAGAAGGTGCTCGCGGCCGTGCACGTGCCGGACGACCTGGCGCTCGCGACCGCCCGCGGGCAGTACGCCGGCGGCTGGCAGGGCGGCGAGAAGGTGACCGGCTTCCTCGACGAGGAGGGCATGGACCCGGAGTCCGCCACCGAGACCTATGCCGCGATCAAGCTCGAGATCGACACGCGCCGCTGGTCGGGCGTGCCGTTCTACCTGCGCACCGGCAAGCGTCTCGGCCGCCGCGTGACCGAGGTCGCCGTCGTGTTCAAGCGCGCCCCGGAGCACCTGTTCGGCCGCAGCAACACCTCGGAACTCGGGCAGAATGCGCTCGTCATCCGCGTGCAGCCCGACGAGGGCGTCACGCTCCGCTTCGGCTCCAAGGTCCCCGGCAACGGCACCAACGTGCGTGACGTGACGATGGACTTCGGCTACGGCCACGCCTTCACCGAGGCGAGCCCCGAGGCGTACGAGCGGCTGATCCTGGACGTCCTGCTGGGCGACCCTCCCCTGTTCCCCCGCCACGAGGAGGTCGAGCTCTCCTGGAAGATCCTCGACCCGGTGGAGAAGTTCTGGGCCGCAGAGGGCGGTCCTGTCGAGCAGTACGCATCCGGTTCCTGGGGCCCGGCATCCGCCGACGCCCTGCTGGCCCGCGACGGACGAGTCTGGAGACGACCGTGA
- a CDS encoding glucose-6-phosphate dehydrogenase assembly protein OpcA has translation MIIDLPDTTVSQVAKNLVKAREEGGVVALGRVLTLVISARNGVAEAAIDAANDASREHPMRVIVLTTGDGESRLDAQIRVGGDAGASEVVVLRAYGEAASNEESLITGLLLPDAPVVAWWPEDAPAAPSASPLGRIAQRRITDAATASDVRERLDLLGATHAPGDTDLAWTRLTHWREQLAAVLDQPPFDEVTAVEVRGASASPSTALLAAWLQMALDVPVRWSYEDPENWQEGIKSVRLTRAAGDILLERPAPGIAVLTQPDQPNHDLHLPRRTLRECLAEELRRLDPDVLYGRVITEGWEKLGPPETGE, from the coding sequence GTGATCATCGACCTTCCCGACACGACCGTCAGCCAGGTCGCGAAGAACCTCGTCAAGGCGCGCGAAGAAGGCGGCGTGGTCGCCCTCGGGCGCGTGCTCACCCTGGTGATCTCGGCGCGCAACGGCGTCGCAGAAGCCGCCATCGACGCTGCGAACGACGCCTCTCGCGAGCACCCCATGCGGGTGATCGTGCTCACGACCGGTGACGGCGAGTCCCGTCTCGACGCGCAGATCCGCGTCGGCGGCGACGCCGGGGCGAGCGAGGTCGTCGTGCTCCGTGCATACGGCGAAGCCGCCAGCAACGAGGAGAGCCTGATCACCGGTCTCCTGCTGCCTGACGCTCCCGTCGTCGCCTGGTGGCCCGAGGACGCGCCGGCCGCGCCATCGGCGTCGCCCCTCGGACGCATCGCACAGCGCCGGATCACGGATGCCGCGACGGCGTCCGACGTGCGCGAGCGCCTGGACCTTCTGGGCGCGACGCACGCACCCGGCGACACGGACCTCGCCTGGACCCGTCTCACGCACTGGCGTGAGCAGCTCGCCGCCGTGCTCGACCAGCCGCCGTTCGACGAGGTCACGGCCGTCGAGGTCCGCGGGGCCTCCGCGTCGCCCTCGACGGCGCTGCTCGCCGCGTGGCTGCAGATGGCTCTCGACGTGCCGGTGCGCTGGTCGTACGAAGATCCGGAGAACTGGCAGGAGGGCATCAAGTCCGTGCGGCTCACGCGCGCGGCGGGAGACATCCTGCTCGAGCGTCCGGCGCCTGGCATCGCGGTGCTCACGCAGCCCGATCAGCCGAACCACGACCTGCATCTGCCGCGGCGCACTCTCCGGGAGTGCCTCGCGGAGGAGCTGCGTCGCCTCGACCCCGACGTCCTGTACGGTCGAGTCATCACCGAGGGCTGGGAGAAGCTGGGTCCGCCCGAGACAGGAGAATGA